One genomic window of Corynebacterium massiliense DSM 45435 includes the following:
- the fdnG gene encoding formate dehydrogenase-N subunit alpha produces MSIKPLNWPVFRQLRSKDPFGRDASTKSKKSEEKIGRTVEADKVVQSVCPYCAVGCSQRVYVKDDRVIQIEGDPDSPVSRGRLCPKGAASEQLVNSATRLTKVKYRAPYSTEWQYLDPDEAMDMIVDRFLESRANGWEDADDEGRPLNRTMGIAGLGGATLDNEENYLIKKLFTASGAVQIENQARIUHSATVPSLGTSFGRGGATQPLQDMANADCIVIEGSNMAECHPVGFQWVAEAKKRGARIIHVDPRFTRTSAFAHRHIGIRGGTDVVLLGALIKYMIDNDYYFDEYVKAYTNAPMIIHDEFRDTDELDGLFSGYDPETGKYITDTWQYVPEKDGASWNVRRDDSLQDPNCVFQILKRHYARYTPEMVEDMCGISQEDFYYLAESIAKNSGKERTTCFAYALGFTQHTLGAQFIRTAAILQLLMGNVGRPGSGIMALRGHASIQGSTDIPTLFNNLPGYLPMPAVEHGGWDDFVADIAAKDQKGFWQPGEDYAVSLMKSYFGDNARRDNNWGWDYLPRVSGAHSTYETLQAMLNGVVEGYLVFGQNPAVAQSNGGMQRRALANLKWLVVRDFQEIETASFWYDSPEIRSGELKTEEIGTEVFLMPAATHVEKAGTFTQTQRMLQWRFQATEAPGEATSELRFFYQLGKKLRERLQDSTDPRDRALKALNWDYREINGGEPDPEDVLREINGYYLDGPKKGQLLPSYTEMKSDGSTSGGCWIYCGVFKDNVNQAARKSPGSEQNSVALNWGWAWPANRRTLYNRASAAPDGTPWSERKKYVWWDAEVGKWASDDVVDFPADTPPDYRAPKDAVGPKALDGTDAFIMKSDGRAWLFAPTGLSDGPLPTHYEPQESPVRNKLYGQQQSPTRLTIKRPDNLSRPAPGEPGEEVYPFVLSTYRLTEMYTSGAMSRRVPYLAELQPDLFCEVDPVLAKKRGLDNGGWATVVSPRGVIEARVLVTERVEPLVIDGAEFHQIGMPFHYGQSETSPVTGDSPNDLLNLTLEPNVFIQNSKVSAVDIQPGRRPRGAERLDMLREYQERAGLTIDSGNELLQVGEEETAKGNPEEIGFGFDGNDGSGSEKFEEGHKGS; encoded by the coding sequence CTCGCCGGTTTCGCGCGGCCGGCTGTGCCCGAAGGGTGCGGCGTCCGAGCAGCTGGTGAACTCCGCGACGCGCTTGACCAAGGTCAAGTACCGCGCGCCGTACTCCACCGAGTGGCAGTACCTGGATCCGGACGAGGCGATGGACATGATCGTCGACCGCTTCCTCGAATCGCGCGCCAACGGCTGGGAAGACGCCGACGACGAGGGGCGGCCGCTCAACCGCACCATGGGCATCGCCGGATTGGGCGGTGCGACCCTGGACAATGAGGAGAACTACCTCATCAAGAAACTGTTCACCGCTTCCGGGGCGGTGCAGATCGAAAACCAAGCCCGCATATGACACTCCGCCACGGTTCCCAGTTTGGGAACCTCGTTTGGCCGCGGCGGCGCGACCCAGCCGCTGCAGGATATGGCGAATGCTGACTGCATCGTCATCGAAGGGTCCAACATGGCCGAGTGCCACCCGGTCGGCTTCCAGTGGGTAGCCGAAGCGAAAAAGCGGGGCGCCCGGATTATCCACGTCGACCCGCGGTTTACGCGTACCTCGGCGTTTGCGCACCGCCACATCGGCATCCGCGGCGGCACGGACGTCGTGCTGCTCGGCGCGCTCATCAAGTACATGATCGACAACGACTACTACTTCGACGAGTACGTCAAGGCGTACACCAACGCGCCGATGATCATCCACGATGAGTTCCGCGACACCGACGAGCTCGACGGGCTGTTTTCGGGATACGATCCGGAGACCGGAAAGTACATCACGGATACGTGGCAGTACGTGCCGGAAAAGGACGGCGCCTCGTGGAACGTGCGGCGCGACGACAGCCTGCAGGATCCGAACTGTGTATTCCAGATCCTCAAGCGTCACTACGCGCGCTACACGCCCGAGATGGTCGAGGACATGTGCGGTATTTCGCAGGAGGACTTCTACTACTTGGCGGAGTCCATCGCTAAGAACTCCGGCAAGGAGCGCACCACCTGCTTCGCCTATGCTTTAGGCTTTACCCAGCACACTTTGGGCGCGCAGTTCATTCGTACCGCCGCGATCCTGCAGTTGCTCATGGGCAACGTGGGCCGTCCGGGCAGTGGCATCATGGCGCTGCGCGGGCACGCCTCCATTCAGGGATCGACCGACATCCCGACGTTGTTCAACAACCTGCCGGGCTACTTGCCGATGCCGGCTGTCGAGCACGGCGGCTGGGACGATTTCGTCGCCGACATCGCCGCGAAGGACCAGAAGGGATTCTGGCAGCCGGGTGAGGACTACGCGGTGTCGTTGATGAAGTCGTACTTCGGTGACAACGCTCGCCGCGACAACAACTGGGGCTGGGACTACCTGCCGCGGGTGTCGGGCGCGCACTCGACGTACGAGACGTTGCAGGCCATGCTCAACGGCGTGGTCGAAGGGTACTTGGTCTTCGGCCAAAACCCGGCCGTCGCCCAGTCCAATGGCGGAATGCAGCGACGCGCTTTGGCCAACTTGAAGTGGCTCGTGGTTCGCGATTTCCAGGAAATCGAGACCGCTTCCTTCTGGTACGACTCGCCCGAAATCCGCTCCGGCGAGTTGAAGACCGAGGAGATCGGCACCGAGGTCTTCCTCATGCCGGCGGCCACCCACGTGGAAAAGGCGGGTACCTTCACCCAGACGCAGCGCATGCTGCAGTGGCGCTTCCAAGCCACCGAGGCGCCGGGAGAGGCGACCAGCGAGCTGCGCTTCTTCTACCAGCTGGGCAAGAAGCTGCGCGAGCGGCTGCAAGATTCAACCGATCCGCGCGACCGGGCGCTGAAGGCACTCAATTGGGACTACCGCGAAATTAACGGCGGTGAGCCCGATCCGGAGGACGTTCTGCGCGAGATCAACGGCTACTACCTCGACGGGCCGAAGAAGGGCCAGCTATTGCCGAGTTACACCGAGATGAAGTCCGACGGCTCCACCTCGGGCGGCTGCTGGATTTACTGCGGCGTCTTCAAAGACAACGTGAACCAGGCGGCGCGGAAGTCGCCGGGCAGCGAACAGAATTCCGTGGCGCTCAATTGGGGTTGGGCGTGGCCGGCGAATCGCCGCACCCTGTACAACCGCGCCTCGGCGGCCCCGGACGGCACCCCGTGGTCGGAGCGCAAGAAGTACGTGTGGTGGGATGCCGAGGTCGGCAAGTGGGCCTCCGACGACGTCGTCGACTTCCCTGCCGACACGCCGCCGGACTACCGCGCGCCGAAGGACGCCGTGGGGCCGAAGGCCCTGGACGGCACCGACGCGTTCATCATGAAGTCGGACGGGCGCGCCTGGCTGTTCGCACCGACCGGGCTTTCCGATGGCCCGTTGCCCACGCACTACGAGCCGCAGGAATCCCCGGTGCGCAACAAGCTCTATGGGCAGCAGCAGTCGCCGACGCGTCTGACCATCAAGCGCCCGGATAACCTGTCGCGTCCGGCGCCGGGAGAACCGGGCGAGGAGGTCTACCCGTTCGTCCTGTCCACCTACCGCCTGACCGAGATGTACACTTCCGGTGCGATGAGCCGCCGCGTGCCGTACCTGGCGGAGCTGCAGCCGGATCTGTTCTGCGAGGTGGATCCGGTGCTGGCGAAAAAGCGCGGGCTGGACAACGGCGGCTGGGCCACCGTGGTGTCGCCGCGCGGGGTCATCGAGGCGCGCGTGCTGGTCACTGAGCGCGTGGAGCCGCTCGTCATCGACGGCGCGGAGTTCCACCAGATCGGCATGCCGTTCCACTATGGGCAGTCCGAGACCTCCCCGGTCACCGGTGACAGTCCGAATGACCTGCTCAACCTCACGCTCGAGCCCAACGTGTTCATCCAGAACTCGAAGGTCAGCGCGGTGGACATCCAGCCGGGCCGGCGCCCGCGCGGCGCGGAGCGCTTGGACATGCTGCGCGAATACCAGGAGCGGGCAGGCCTCACCATCGACTCGGGTAACGAACTGCTCCAGGTCGGCGAGGAAGAAACGGCGAAGGGCAACCCAGAGGAAATCGGGTTCGGCTTCGACGGCAACGACGGATCGGGCAGTGAGAAGTTCGAGGAAGGACACAAGGGAAGCTAA
- a CDS encoding 4Fe-4S dicluster domain-containing protein, with protein MTANALTENAAHTAYPSYERMAFFTDTSVCIGCKACEVACKEWNRNPVEEYSLSGDSYDNTGGLGANTWRHVAFVEQNQQRIDKARAEGARLVSLGMPTVGPEKAEKQDTTPPDTDDFRWLMSSDVCKHCAHAGCLDVCPTGALFRTEYGTVVVQDDVCNGCGTCVAGCPFGVIQRRDDGGVTLKTDKTATVDNEYRPHAGQNLLAGLLGKRDSRTDHTPGTEMPIKNIGVAQKCTMCYDRLKMGEQPACSKTCPTESIQFGTYTEMSRRAHERVAQLHEQGYTEARLYGANDGDGVGGTGSIFLLLDSPEVYGLPPDPRVPTLDLPELGKTFAKAVGGMALAAAASFVIGGRK; from the coding sequence ATGACAGCGAACGCGTTGACAGAAAACGCCGCGCACACCGCGTACCCGTCCTACGAGCGGATGGCCTTCTTCACCGACACGTCGGTGTGCATCGGCTGCAAAGCCTGCGAAGTGGCGTGCAAGGAGTGGAACCGCAACCCGGTGGAGGAGTACTCGCTGTCCGGCGACTCCTACGACAACACCGGCGGGCTGGGCGCCAACACCTGGCGCCACGTGGCGTTCGTGGAGCAGAACCAACAGCGCATCGATAAGGCCCGCGCAGAAGGCGCCCGGCTCGTCTCTCTGGGGATGCCCACGGTTGGCCCAGAGAAGGCCGAAAAGCAGGACACCACCCCGCCGGACACGGACGATTTCCGCTGGCTGATGTCGTCGGACGTGTGTAAGCACTGCGCGCACGCGGGCTGTCTGGACGTGTGCCCGACCGGCGCGCTGTTTCGCACCGAGTACGGCACCGTCGTCGTCCAGGACGACGTGTGCAACGGCTGCGGCACGTGCGTGGCGGGGTGCCCGTTCGGCGTTATCCAGCGGCGTGACGATGGCGGCGTGACCCTGAAGACCGACAAGACCGCCACCGTGGACAACGAGTACCGTCCGCACGCCGGGCAGAACCTGCTGGCCGGTCTGTTAGGCAAGCGCGATTCCCGCACCGACCACACCCCGGGTACTGAGATGCCGATCAAAAACATCGGCGTCGCCCAGAAGTGCACGATGTGCTACGACCGCCTCAAGATGGGCGAGCAGCCGGCGTGCTCGAAGACGTGCCCGACCGAGTCCATCCAGTTCGGCACCTATACCGAGATGTCGCGCCGGGCCCACGAACGGGTCGCGCAGCTGCACGAGCAGGGCTACACCGAGGCCCGCCTGTACGGCGCCAATGACGGTGACGGGGTGGGTGGAACCGGATCCATCTTCCTGCTCTTGGATTCCCCCGAGGTCTACGGCCTGCCGCCGGATCCGCGGGTGCCCACCTTGGACCTGCCGGAGCTGGGCAAGACCTTCGCCAAGGCGGTCGGCGGGATGGCGCTGGCCGCCGCGGCTTCGTTCGTGATTGGAGGACGCAAGTGA
- the nrfD gene encoding NrfD/PsrC family molybdoenzyme membrane anchor subunit — MSKYDEYRPPQEPRRRGGGRKKKRRGAGAMDGSKEARMSEDFTFDSYYGRQVVKAPPWEWPIGAYLFLGGVAGGSALLATGAMATRNPVLLTRARLTSFVAAGAGSVCLVLDLGRPERLFNMFRVFKVTSPMSMGSWLLGAFGGTSAVGAVAELPIPFASLLRKLAGPTTVITGILGGPLAGYTAVLFADTANPTWNGAKKHLPYVFVSSASLAAAGIAMALTPTTHAGPARALALTGATGDLYFTHAMKEGMEPEERAPLERGTPGKLMQASEYLVAAGGIGTAVASLTKSRAVAAVSGIALAAGSLCTRFGVLNAGKEAVKDPSTTIGPQKRRAERKRLRDMVVSVR; from the coding sequence GTGAGTAAGTACGACGAGTACCGGCCTCCCCAGGAACCGCGCCGCCGCGGTGGCGGAAGGAAGAAAAAGCGCCGTGGCGCGGGCGCGATGGACGGGTCGAAGGAAGCCCGGATGTCGGAGGATTTCACCTTCGACTCCTACTACGGCCGTCAGGTGGTCAAGGCTCCGCCGTGGGAGTGGCCCATCGGCGCCTACCTGTTCCTCGGTGGCGTGGCCGGCGGGTCTGCGCTGCTGGCCACCGGCGCAATGGCGACGCGGAACCCGGTGCTGCTCACCCGGGCGCGGTTGACCTCGTTTGTCGCCGCGGGCGCCGGCTCGGTGTGCCTCGTCCTCGATCTCGGCCGTCCGGAGCGCCTGTTCAACATGTTCCGCGTGTTCAAGGTGACCTCGCCGATGTCCATGGGGTCCTGGCTGCTCGGCGCGTTCGGCGGCACCTCCGCAGTCGGGGCGGTTGCAGAGCTGCCCATCCCGTTTGCTTCCCTCCTCCGCAAGCTCGCGGGACCGACCACCGTCATCACCGGCATCCTCGGCGGCCCGCTCGCCGGCTACACGGCGGTCCTGTTCGCCGACACCGCCAACCCCACGTGGAACGGGGCGAAAAAGCACCTGCCGTACGTCTTCGTCTCGTCGGCATCGCTTGCGGCCGCGGGGATTGCGATGGCACTCACCCCGACCACACACGCTGGCCCCGCCCGTGCCTTGGCGCTTACCGGTGCGACAGGCGATCTCTACTTCACCCACGCGATGAAGGAGGGGATGGAGCCGGAGGAGCGTGCCCCGCTCGAGCGCGGCACGCCCGGAAAGCTCATGCAGGCGTCCGAATATCTCGTGGCCGCCGGCGGCATCGGCACCGCCGTGGCCAGCCTGACCAAGTCGCGGGCCGTTGCCGCCGTTTCCGGAATCGCGCTCGCGGCCGGCTCGCTGTGTACCCGATTCGGCGTGCTCAACGCCGGCAAAGAAGCGGTCAAGGATCCGTCGACCACCATTGGCCCGCAAAAGCGCCGCGCCGAGCGCAAGCGCCTGCGCGACATGGTCGTTAGCGTACGGTAA
- the selD gene encoding selenide, water dikinase SelD codes for MTDIKLTSYAAGGGCACKIPAGELESAVEGLVGATDPNVLVGLDDGDDAAAVRISDHTAVISTADFFTPMLNDPYDWGRVAAANALSDVYAMGGTPLTAINLVGWPREELPLEVLTEVLRGGMDIATQAGIAITGGHSITAPEPIYGMAVTGTADPAKLMRNDAATAGQPITLTKPIGVGILNNKHKATGEVSQAAVDSMTTLNDKASAAALRAEARAATDVTGFGLLGHLYKMCRASGVGAVIDAAKVPAVEGAKQALADGFVPGGSRRNLDWVRPHLKADGVDEDTLVFLADAQTSGGLLVVGEVPGYPVIGETTEGSGVTVR; via the coding sequence ATGACTGACATCAAACTCACTTCGTACGCGGCGGGCGGCGGCTGCGCCTGCAAGATCCCGGCCGGCGAGCTGGAGTCGGCGGTCGAAGGGCTCGTTGGTGCCACGGACCCGAACGTCCTCGTCGGCCTTGACGACGGCGACGACGCGGCGGCGGTGCGCATTAGCGATCACACGGCCGTCATTTCCACCGCCGACTTTTTCACCCCGATGCTCAACGACCCGTATGACTGGGGCCGGGTCGCCGCGGCCAACGCCCTCTCCGACGTCTACGCCATGGGCGGCACCCCGTTGACCGCAATCAATTTGGTGGGCTGGCCGCGCGAGGAGCTTCCCCTCGAGGTGCTCACGGAGGTTTTGCGCGGCGGGATGGACATCGCCACGCAGGCGGGCATTGCTATTACCGGCGGGCATTCGATTACTGCCCCGGAGCCGATCTACGGGATGGCGGTGACCGGTACGGCGGACCCGGCGAAGCTGATGCGTAACGATGCCGCCACCGCCGGCCAGCCCATCACCCTGACTAAGCCCATCGGCGTCGGCATCTTGAACAACAAGCACAAGGCCACCGGCGAGGTAAGCCAGGCGGCGGTGGACTCGATGACGACGCTCAACGATAAGGCGTCGGCCGCGGCATTGCGGGCGGAAGCGCGCGCCGCCACCGACGTCACCGGCTTCGGCCTGCTCGGCCACCTATACAAGATGTGCCGCGCCTCCGGGGTGGGTGCGGTCATCGACGCCGCTAAGGTACCCGCGGTTGAGGGGGCCAAGCAGGCACTTGCCGATGGCTTCGTGCCCGGCGGTTCGCGCCGCAACCTCGACTGGGTGCGCCCACACCTTAAAGCAGACGGGGTGGATGAAGACACCCTCGTCTTCCTCGCTGACGCGCAGACCTCGGGCGGGCTGCTCGTTGTCGGCGAGGTGCCCGGCTACCCAGTCATCGGCGAGACGACCGAGGGATCCGGGGTTACCGTACGCTAA
- the selA gene encoding L-seryl-tRNA(Sec) selenium transferase, translated as MVDDPRRRIPRTDDLLALPAVTAARDRLAEHVIRRVIRRCQERARQGDVAPGAVAGEVSRLLSEAAPHSLRPVINATGVIVHTNLGRAPLPPAAVAALADAAGYTDVELDLQSGKRSRARGAGAVRALLDACPDAEDALVVNNGAAALLLATTALAEGREVVISRGELIEIGAGFRLPELIESAHVRLREVGATNRTHLADYERALTGNVGALLKVHPSNFRIEGFTSAVSVPELRRLADEHGVGLIVDLGSGLLNHDPVLPDEPDIATQLAQGADLVIASGDKLLGGPQAGILLGKAAAIQKVKRHPLARAVRIDKLRLNAVEAAVNAPDNAVRQALHADPDALRRRTEGLAAKVGGEVVPHAGRVGGGGAPGYPLDGWALKLPERLAEGLRRERVLARVHDGACLVDLRCVPPEKDDDVLRAIERAR; from the coding sequence ATCGTGGACGATCCCCGGCGGCGCATCCCGCGCACCGACGACCTGCTTGCACTTCCCGCGGTCACTGCCGCGCGCGACAGGCTCGCTGAACACGTCATTCGCCGCGTCATCCGGCGCTGTCAGGAGCGGGCGCGTCAGGGCGACGTGGCACCGGGCGCGGTGGCGGGGGAGGTCTCCCGACTACTGTCTGAGGCCGCGCCACACTCGTTGCGTCCAGTCATCAACGCCACAGGCGTTATCGTGCACACCAACCTGGGCCGGGCGCCACTGCCGCCGGCCGCGGTCGCCGCGCTTGCCGATGCCGCCGGGTACACCGACGTGGAGCTAGACCTCCAGTCTGGGAAGCGGTCCCGGGCGCGCGGGGCGGGGGCCGTGCGGGCGCTTCTCGATGCCTGCCCGGACGCCGAGGACGCCCTCGTGGTCAACAACGGGGCGGCCGCCCTGCTGCTGGCAACGACCGCGCTGGCGGAGGGGCGTGAGGTGGTCATCTCCCGGGGTGAGCTCATCGAAATCGGCGCCGGGTTCCGGCTGCCCGAGCTCATCGAGTCGGCCCACGTCCGGCTCCGCGAAGTGGGGGCGACGAACCGCACGCACCTCGCGGACTACGAGCGCGCCCTGACCGGCAATGTCGGAGCGCTGCTCAAGGTGCACCCGTCGAACTTCCGGATCGAGGGGTTCACGTCGGCGGTGTCCGTGCCGGAACTGCGGCGCCTGGCGGACGAGCACGGGGTGGGGCTCATCGTTGACCTAGGGTCTGGGCTGCTAAACCACGATCCGGTGCTGCCGGACGAGCCGGACATCGCCACGCAATTGGCGCAGGGGGCCGACCTTGTCATTGCCTCCGGCGACAAGCTCTTAGGCGGCCCGCAGGCGGGCATCCTGCTGGGGAAGGCCGCGGCGATCCAGAAGGTGAAAAGGCATCCGCTGGCGCGGGCGGTGCGCATCGACAAGCTTCGGCTCAACGCCGTAGAAGCAGCCGTCAACGCCCCCGACAACGCAGTCCGGCAGGCGCTGCACGCTGACCCGGATGCGCTGCGGCGTCGGACGGAAGGTCTGGCGGCGAAGGTCGGCGGCGAGGTGGTCCCACACGCCGGGCGAGTCGGCGGCGGTGGCGCGCCGGGATACCCGCTGGACGGGTGGGCGCTCAAACTGCCGGAGAGACTGGCGGAGGGGCTGCGCCGCGAACGGGTGCTCGCCCGCGTCCACGACGGGGCGTGCCTGGTGGACCTGCGCTGCGTGCCGCCGGAAAAGGACGACGACGTTCTGCGAGCGATTGAAAGGGCGCGGTAA